The genomic DNA CCCGAGAGGTCTTGCGAGTCAGACTGGAATTCGGTTCTTGTCGGGGAAGAATACTTAAGGTCGCGTTCGCGCCGGAGTGAAATTGCGAACCGCCTGCGCCGGCTGATTTTGGGTCGCAACCTGCGGGGGATGCGACTGACACAGTTTGGCGGATTGACCAGAACTCGGTTTCCCGACCTACGGGACTCTTGGGGTGGGTCGTAGAATGAGCTAACCGGGGCTCCGAGCCCCCAATCATCTGTACTGGAGAGCAATCATGAGCAGTTCTCCCAACCGCGCATCCAACCCGACCGGCAAGCCCCGGCGGAAAGACGTGACGGTGGATCTCTCGACCGCGCGTCAGATGCTTCCCTTGGTCCGCAGTATCGTGGCGGACATCGTCACCTCGCGGCAGCACCTGAATCGGTTCGCCACGGAGCAAGAGCTGCTCGACGACAATCGGCGGGCTCTGGATTGGTCGGGCCGCCGGCGCCGGTACGCTCTCCACGACGAGCTGGCTCAGGTCGAAAAAAACCTGACCACGGCCGTCTCCGAACTCGATTCGCTCGGCCTGCTCCTGGTCGACCCGGACGCCGGGACCGTGGACTTCCCGACCAAGATCAACGGCCGCCCGGCCGCCTTCTCCTGGCAGCTTGGTGAGGACGGCGTGGCCCACTGGCGGTATAACGGCGAGCAGCAACGGCGACCGATCCCGGCCGACTGGCAACAAGGCGCTCCTCTCCGCGCCCGGAGCGACCACTAAGGAGTCGCGCCAAAATAAGTTACCGGAGAAAGTCTCGGAAACTCATCGATCGTAGTTAGCCAACGGAAGATTCCGGTAACTTATTTTGGCGCGACTCCTAACGTCGTCGCCGTGCCATTCGACTGCTCTCCGGAGCCGCGGCCACCCGGCCGCGGCTTTTTCTTTGCGCGTCATCCTCGCGCCCGCTCTCAGAGATCTTGCCGGTCCGGTGAACTTTTCCGGTGCGGTAATACCGATGGCACCGGATCGAACAGTTTTGTCTTTTTTCCCCGGCATTTCTTGCCCACTCGCACCGCGTAACCTAAGTAATGGTGTCCCCGAGAAGGCAACGACTTGGGGAACCGTGGCTCGCAGTTTTTGTGCGGGCCGCGACCGCCTCGGGCGGGTTAACTGCGTGCTTTCTCCGTTCCGAGGGGGGAACGGTTTAAGCTGCCAGGCTACCGAAGGGATGGACGGGACCCTAAGTACGCTTGGTATTCCGGGCACCGGGTAACTCCGGTGCCCGGATTTTTTTCGTTGACACCCATCGCCCCACTTCTCTACGCGATCACATAACACCCCTCCTCGACATAAATCCCAACGCCGGCTGGCTAAGTCCGTTGTCCGGTTGTGTACGCTGTGTTCGTTGCGGATCGTTGCAACTTCGGCCGGGAGGCGGCATGCACATCTTTCTGGGAATCACATTCCTGACCGTCATAGTCGCGCCGAACTGTGCACCTCCGCTGAAACAACAGGAGATGAAAGCGCTCGCCGAACTCGCGACCCGGCACCACATGCCGATGC from Fimbriiglobus ruber includes the following:
- a CDS encoding DUF2203 domain-containing protein, which translates into the protein MSSSPNRASNPTGKPRRKDVTVDLSTARQMLPLVRSIVADIVTSRQHLNRFATEQELLDDNRRALDWSGRRRRYALHDELAQVEKNLTTAVSELDSLGLLLVDPDAGTVDFPTKINGRPAAFSWQLGEDGVAHWRYNGEQQRRPIPADWQQGAPLRARSDH